The window ttattttattattctatattaatttaattattgaaaaaattataatatatttaactacagacaatTGTCATATATAGGGTTATAATATCAGCGTTACATATTtgatatagtatatataaaaacagaatgattttattcaatttacaaatcaaaaataaaatcccattataatgaatacgcaaatggtatatgcatttttttaaaaaataatagtttcctttacatttttttatattgtattatatataaataccattaaactttattttaataaaatttttaataattcgcgtttttattaattgtttttaaatgttttttagTGTAAAGAGTTCCAGGAAGTAAGGAACTCGATTTCCGATGAATCGGAATATAAAGGAATCCATGAATTTGGTGATTATCACTttttaaataagtattgTGATAGTAATCAATGTCATAGCGATTACGATAGAATAagtgctggatgtttatatttgttggatCAATTATATAAGGATTCTGGTGTGATACCCTCTCCAAAAAATAGTAACCCCTATATTGTTGATTACattttgatatggttaagttatatgttaaacctgaTAAACAGTAAAGAAGACAATATAACGGGTTTTTATAGTGCACATATAAATAGCTGTGATAAGTATAAGACGGAAATAAGCGAATTAAAGAATCATGATCATGATTATggtaattataattataaggGTCTTATAGATAAAAGAAAGGAATTTTTGTATATGGATAGTAATATTGTacctaaattttatgaagcatttaaattattatgtaatttgTATAATGAACTTGATTATAGCAATAAAAATTGCGAGAAATATTTG is drawn from Plasmodium yoelii strain 17X genome assembly, chromosome: 2 and contains these coding sequences:
- a CDS encoding PIR protein, translating into MNTQMCKEFQEVRNSISDESEYKGIHEFGDYHFLNKYCDSNQCHSDYDRISAGCLYLLDQLYKDSGVIPSPKNSNPYIVDYILIWLSYMLNLINSKEDNITGFYSAHINSCDKYKTEISELKNHDHDYGNYNYKGLIDKRKEFLYMDSNIVPKFYEAFKLLCNLYNELDYSNKNCEKYLEDNNDFFKKYQEFEQDTSITDRSPYKEMLFTLSTDYNDFKKECNGILSSLSEKTKEKHGQISAQYVESFGQDADSSGQDVDSSGQGVDNYDVASSSSSIVSKLIPVLLIFGAIPIFLGISYKYSLFGFRKRSPKQHLREKLKK